A DNA window from Anaerocolumna sp. AGMB13020 contains the following coding sequences:
- a CDS encoding glycoside hydrolase family 36 protein gives MERIQIYENKIHMVLEITEEGQIKLLHFSALPFKESDIKSRNLEGSFHLMEINLSGINRPLERHGNKYIITAPGYRMKYQAHKDYRNDLGRKLEITVIDEETGVIVISHIQFYDGVSVIRSYSEVINRGKESQTLEYISSFYYNGIDKEGILKRDDKLSLKIPHNAWQREMFWQSYTLSELGLPQAQPDVEQRSSKAVSITNTGNWSTKEYLPMGYLANEETGSSLFWQIEHNGSWHWEISDYNAHLYLALSGPTEIQSHWSKELAPGDTFLSVPVSVGVDAGNFDTAMGELTKYRRIIRRPNKDNESLAIIFNDYMNCLWADPTTEKELPLIDAAAEAGCEYFCIDAGWYSAGFWWDNVGEWQESRERFPGGLKEVTDYIRSKGLIPGVWLELEVMGINCPKAAKVPDDWFFLRHGKRVYDRSRYQLDFRNPEVRAHADEVIDRLIKDYGVGYIKMDYNIEPGIGTELHADSFGDGLLGHERAYLAWLDAIFQKYPDLIIENCSSGGLRIDYAMLSRHSIQSTSDQDDYKRYATIAANSPSGLTPEQSAIWSYPMTAGDKEEVVFNMVNAMLLRIHQSGHLVNLTEERKVLVKEALDYYKTIRGDIRTALPFWPLGLSAFSDTWVSLGLQADKKLYIAVWRRNSETDTCVLPLPGISRQVAEVKCAYPSYKECDYRYNQENNSLSVRLPKTFTARLFEITLQ, from the coding sequence ATGGAAAGAATACAAATATATGAGAATAAGATTCATATGGTTCTTGAGATTACGGAGGAAGGACAAATCAAACTGCTTCACTTCTCCGCCCTCCCTTTTAAGGAAAGCGATATAAAATCAAGAAATCTGGAGGGTTCCTTTCATCTAATGGAGATTAACCTCTCAGGTATCAACAGGCCGCTGGAGCGCCATGGTAACAAATACATTATAACGGCTCCCGGATATCGTATGAAATACCAGGCTCATAAAGATTATCGAAATGACCTGGGACGGAAGCTTGAGATAACGGTCATTGATGAAGAAACCGGTGTTATAGTTATAAGTCATATACAATTCTACGACGGAGTATCCGTTATTCGTTCCTACAGTGAAGTAATTAACAGGGGCAAAGAAAGCCAAACCCTTGAATATATCTCCTCCTTCTATTATAACGGAATCGATAAGGAAGGAATCTTAAAAAGAGACGATAAGTTATCCTTAAAAATTCCTCATAACGCCTGGCAGAGAGAAATGTTTTGGCAATCCTACACCCTTTCAGAGCTTGGTTTACCGCAGGCACAGCCGGATGTGGAACAGCGTTCCTCTAAGGCTGTCAGTATTACCAATACCGGTAATTGGTCCACAAAAGAATACCTTCCCATGGGATATCTGGCAAACGAAGAGACCGGCAGCAGCCTCTTCTGGCAAATTGAACACAACGGCTCCTGGCATTGGGAAATCTCAGATTACAATGCTCACCTCTACCTTGCCTTAAGCGGCCCTACTGAAATTCAATCCCACTGGTCCAAGGAGCTTGCCCCTGGTGATACCTTCCTCTCCGTGCCGGTATCCGTAGGTGTTGATGCCGGTAATTTTGATACTGCCATGGGTGAGCTCACAAAGTACCGCAGAATTATAAGACGCCCCAATAAAGATAATGAATCCCTAGCAATCATATTCAATGACTATATGAATTGTCTCTGGGCTGATCCCACCACCGAGAAAGAACTCCCTTTAATTGATGCAGCAGCAGAAGCCGGCTGTGAATATTTCTGCATAGATGCAGGCTGGTATTCGGCAGGGTTCTGGTGGGATAATGTCGGTGAATGGCAGGAATCCAGAGAACGCTTCCCCGGAGGTCTGAAAGAAGTTACAGATTATATTAGAAGCAAAGGCCTTATCCCAGGTGTATGGCTGGAGTTGGAAGTTATGGGAATCAATTGCCCCAAGGCAGCCAAAGTACCGGATGACTGGTTCTTTCTGCGCCATGGCAAAAGGGTCTATGACCGTTCCCGTTATCAGCTGGATTTCCGCAACCCTGAAGTCAGAGCCCATGCGGATGAGGTAATTGACCGGTTAATCAAGGATTATGGTGTGGGATACATCAAAATGGATTACAATATAGAACCCGGTATTGGCACAGAACTTCATGCCGACAGCTTCGGGGACGGCCTCTTGGGCCATGAAAGAGCCTACCTTGCCTGGTTGGATGCTATCTTTCAGAAATATCCTGACCTTATTATTGAGAACTGCTCCAGCGGCGGTCTTCGTATAGATTATGCCATGCTGTCAAGACACTCCATCCAGTCCACCAGTGATCAGGATGATTACAAACGTTATGCTACCATAGCCGCCAACTCTCCCTCCGGTTTAACGCCTGAACAGTCTGCTATCTGGTCCTATCCAATGACTGCCGGTGATAAAGAAGAGGTAGTCTTTAATATGGTGAATGCAATGCTGCTTCGTATTCATCAGAGCGGACACCTGGTGAACCTGACGGAGGAGCGAAAAGTTCTGGTAAAAGAAGCCTTGGATTATTATAAAACAATCCGTGGAGATATCCGAACCGCTCTTCCCTTCTGGCCTTTAGGCTTGTCAGCCTTTTCGGATACCTGGGTTAGTTTAGGTCTTCAGGCAGATAAGAAGCTTTATATAGCAGTATGGAGAAGAAACAGCGAAACGGATACCTGTGTTCTCCCTCTGCCTGGTATAAGCAGACAGGTAGCTGAGGTCAAGTGTGCTTACCCGTCTTATAAAGAATGCGATTATCGTTATAACCAGGAGAATAACAGCCTGTCTGTAAGACTGCCTAAGACTTTTACAGCAAGGCTGTTTGAAATTACACTTCAGTAA
- a CDS encoding TOBE domain-containing protein, giving the protein MKISARNQLKGKVVAIKDGAVNGIVTLDIGGGNVLSATISMDAIKELDLKPGSDAYAIIKATSIMVGVDD; this is encoded by the coding sequence ATGAAGATAAGTGCAAGAAACCAGCTTAAAGGCAAAGTTGTGGCTATTAAAGACGGAGCGGTAAACGGTATTGTTACCCTTGATATCGGTGGTGGAAATGTATTGAGTGCTACGATATCAATGGATGCCATCAAGGAACTTGACTTAAAACCAGGATCGGATGCTTACGCAATCATTAAAGCAACTTCTATTATGGTTGGTGTAGATGATTAA
- a CDS encoding sugar O-acetyltransferase, giving the protein MNQKERMLAGLPYKAWLDGLPEDRLENKKKVYAFNMLPPEEEDKREALIKGILGKVGENAHIEAPFHCDYGKNIEVGNNFFVNYNCTILDVGKVVIGDNVMFAPNVSIYTAGHPVHPDSRNTGYEYGIAITIGDNVWIGGNVILNPGVTIGNNVVIGAGSIVTRDIPDNVIAVGSPCKVIRKITEADRKYYFKDKEFDVEDYR; this is encoded by the coding sequence ATGAATCAAAAAGAGAGAATGCTGGCTGGTTTGCCCTATAAAGCCTGGCTTGATGGGCTGCCAGAAGATCGGCTGGAAAATAAAAAGAAGGTATATGCTTTTAATATGCTGCCTCCGGAGGAGGAAGATAAAAGAGAAGCATTAATTAAAGGAATACTTGGAAAAGTAGGGGAAAATGCGCATATTGAAGCTCCTTTTCATTGCGATTATGGAAAGAATATTGAAGTAGGAAATAACTTTTTTGTCAATTATAACTGCACCATACTCGATGTAGGTAAAGTGGTAATTGGAGATAATGTTATGTTTGCTCCCAATGTGTCAATATATACTGCGGGGCATCCCGTGCATCCTGATTCCAGAAATACAGGTTATGAATATGGAATTGCTATAACAATTGGAGATAATGTATGGATTGGAGGCAATGTTATCCTTAATCCAGGCGTTACCATAGGAAACAATGTTGTAATAGGTGCCGGCAGTATCGTAACCAGGGATATTCCTGACAATGTAATAGCAGTTGGTAGTCCCTGTAAGGTAATTAGGAAAATAACGGAGGCGGATAGAAAGTATTACTTTAAAGATAAAGAGTTTGATGTTGAGGATTATCGATAA